From a region of the Halolamina sp. CBA1230 genome:
- a CDS encoding PIN domain-containing protein, with product MILDTQYLGALVDGDAGAREKATELDAKPVPTRVPTAVVWEAYTGIGNADIDAADELRALYERLLASRSTLDLAPEVARRAGELNGEHLRSDELAELDGADSVVAAHGLLLDEAVVSNDADFRDVDGLDVVTY from the coding sequence ATGATTCTGGATACGCAGTATCTCGGCGCGCTGGTCGACGGCGACGCTGGGGCCCGGGAGAAAGCGACCGAACTCGACGCGAAGCCGGTGCCGACCCGTGTCCCGACAGCGGTCGTCTGGGAAGCGTACACGGGGATCGGCAACGCCGACATCGACGCGGCTGACGAACTCCGTGCGCTCTACGAACGCCTGCTTGCGAGTCGCTCGACGCTCGACCTCGCTCCCGAGGTTGCCCGTCGAGCCGGCGAACTCAACGGCGAACACCTGCGCTCCGACGAGCTGGCCGAACTCGACGGCGCCGACTCGGTCGTCGCCGCGCACGGACTGCTACTCGACGAGGCGGTGGTCTCGAACGACGCCGACTTCCGGGACGTGGACGGACTCGACGTCGTCACGTACTGA
- a CDS encoding monovalent cation/H+ antiporter subunit E: MTESRLLVPIDESASLRNTVAYVVEEALERADEEGSTAAIHFVYPLPEKITFRSGSSRADAARTLLDRVASWAEEDAEGAALTIETALVATHEYLSTPNDYADVLVRYANEHDLGLAVFDPRYDPIGSTPLLPSLEAEVRQAGLAVQEAPVSAEQASGTLVRRGTLTQFFALFAASFAFYLLLAGSAAPFELVTGTIAAGIVAVSLWRVSLTSPVDPRGTAGRLARFALYVPFLLWEIVKANVEIAYIVLHPDLPIDPEMVEFDAAVWSALPVTTLANSITLTPGTLTVDVERQHLIIHTLTAGSREGLFAGTLERAVRFVFYGRAAARIPSPFERRQEEEAEE; this comes from the coding sequence GTGACCGAGTCACGGCTGCTCGTCCCGATCGACGAGTCGGCCAGCCTCCGGAACACGGTCGCCTACGTCGTCGAGGAAGCGCTGGAGCGGGCCGACGAGGAGGGGTCGACGGCGGCGATCCACTTCGTCTACCCGCTCCCGGAGAAGATCACGTTCCGCTCGGGGTCGTCGCGGGCCGACGCCGCCCGGACGCTGCTCGATCGCGTGGCGTCGTGGGCCGAGGAGGACGCCGAGGGGGCGGCGCTGACGATCGAAACCGCGCTCGTGGCCACCCACGAGTACCTCTCGACGCCCAACGACTACGCCGACGTGCTCGTGCGCTACGCCAACGAGCACGATCTCGGGCTGGCGGTGTTCGACCCGCGGTACGACCCGATCGGCTCGACGCCGCTGCTCCCCTCGCTGGAGGCCGAAGTCCGGCAGGCCGGCCTCGCCGTTCAGGAGGCGCCCGTCTCCGCGGAACAGGCGTCGGGGACGCTGGTGCGCCGCGGGACGCTGACCCAGTTCTTCGCGCTGTTTGCGGCGTCGTTCGCGTTCTACCTGCTGCTCGCGGGGTCGGCTGCCCCCTTCGAACTCGTGACCGGCACGATCGCCGCGGGCATCGTCGCCGTCTCGCTGTGGCGCGTCTCGCTCACCTCGCCGGTCGACCCGAGGGGGACCGCCGGCCGGCTGGCGCGGTTCGCGCTGTACGTCCCGTTCCTGCTCTGGGAGATCGTGAAGGCCAACGTCGAGATCGCGTACATCGTGCTCCACCCCGACCTGCCGATCGACCCCGAGATGGTGGAGTTCGACGCCGCCGTCTGGTCGGCGCTGCCGGTGACGACGCTGGCGAACAGCATCACGCTCACCCCCGGGACGCTGACCGTCGACGTGGAGCGCCAGCACCTGATCATCCACACGCTCACGGCGGGTTCGCGCGAGGGGCTGTTCGCGGGCACGCTCGAACGTGCGGTCCGGTTCGTGTTCTACGGCCGCGCGGCCGCCCGGATCCCGAGCCCGTTCGAGCGCCGACAGGAGGAGGAGGCCGAGGAATGA
- a CDS encoding monovalent cation/H+ antiporter complex subunit F — MIEQVLLGAATVFILVSLVGIYRAIVGPTMPDRVIAINFIGSNVVIVIALIAAAIGEPGALDIALVYALLNFLLSIAISKFQVERGGVL; from the coding sequence ATGATCGAGCAGGTCCTGCTCGGCGCTGCCACCGTGTTCATCCTCGTCTCGCTGGTGGGGATCTACCGCGCGATCGTCGGGCCGACGATGCCCGACCGCGTGATCGCGATCAACTTCATCGGCTCGAACGTCGTGATCGTGATCGCGCTGATCGCGGCCGCGATCGGCGAACCCGGCGCGCTCGACATCGCGCTCGTGTACGCCCTGCTGAACTTCCTGCTCAGCATCGCCATCTCGAAGTTCCAGGTCGAGCGCGGGGGGGTGCTATGA
- the gatB gene encoding Asp-tRNA(Asn)/Glu-tRNA(Gln) amidotransferase subunit GatB: MSQALADRELAAVIGLEVHVQLETDTKIFCNCSTTAADEEEPNSRTCPVCLGLPGALPVLNEAAVESAVKIGKALDADIPEETTFHRKNYFYPDLPKGFQLTQYDAPICADGELEVSVEGERRAISVRRAHLEEDPGSIQHEGGNIDTADYTLVNYNRAGTPLMEIVTRPDFRSPDEARAFLAKLEEVLEYLGVFDATRDGSLRVDANISLVPADAIGEDGELDEDARDDANRTEVKNISSHKGAEQALAYEITRQKNAVKRGREVEQETRHWDESRGVTVSMRSKEAEKDYRYFREADLPPLQVSDWKERIPIPELPDDRRERFREEYGLSEEAASKLTSRKSVADLYEQLAEEFEPDLAATWVADNLLGELNYRDMAVADITGRLDEIEHVIRLVAEDELTAKNAEEVVLRRMLDEGESPEAIIEAEDLGKASGGEVEQAVEEAIEENPGAVEDYESGDEGALNFLVGQVMGKTGGSADPGQVNELLRERLS; this comes from the coding sequence ATGAGTCAGGCGCTCGCGGATCGGGAGCTCGCGGCCGTCATCGGGCTGGAGGTCCACGTCCAACTGGAGACCGACACGAAGATCTTCTGTAACTGCTCGACGACCGCTGCCGACGAGGAGGAGCCCAACAGCCGCACCTGCCCGGTCTGTCTCGGGCTGCCCGGCGCGCTGCCGGTGCTCAACGAGGCCGCCGTCGAGTCGGCGGTCAAGATCGGCAAGGCGCTCGACGCCGACATCCCCGAGGAGACGACGTTCCACCGGAAGAACTACTTCTACCCCGACCTCCCGAAGGGGTTCCAGCTCACCCAGTACGACGCGCCGATCTGTGCCGACGGCGAACTGGAGGTCAGCGTCGAGGGCGAACGCCGCGCGATCAGCGTCCGGCGCGCCCACCTGGAGGAGGACCCCGGCAGCATCCAGCACGAGGGCGGCAACATCGACACCGCCGACTACACGCTGGTCAACTACAACCGCGCGGGCACGCCGCTGATGGAGATCGTCACCCGGCCGGACTTCCGCTCGCCCGACGAGGCCCGAGCGTTCCTCGCGAAGCTGGAGGAGGTGCTGGAGTACCTCGGCGTGTTCGACGCCACCCGCGACGGCAGCCTGCGCGTCGACGCCAACATCTCGCTGGTGCCGGCCGACGCGATCGGCGAGGACGGCGAACTCGACGAGGACGCGCGGGACGACGCGAACCGCACCGAGGTCAAGAACATCTCCAGCCACAAGGGCGCCGAGCAGGCGCTCGCCTACGAGATCACCCGCCAGAAGAACGCCGTCAAGCGCGGCCGCGAGGTCGAACAGGAGACCCGCCACTGGGACGAGAGCCGCGGCGTCACCGTCTCGATGCGCTCGAAGGAGGCGGAGAAGGACTACCGCTACTTCCGCGAGGCCGACCTCCCCCCGCTCCAAGTCTCGGACTGGAAGGAGCGCATCCCGATCCCGGAGCTCCCGGACGACCGCCGCGAGCGCTTCCGCGAGGAGTACGGGCTCAGCGAGGAGGCCGCCTCGAAGCTCACCTCCCGGAAATCCGTCGCGGATCTGTACGAGCAGCTCGCGGAGGAGTTCGAACCCGACCTCGCGGCGACGTGGGTCGCGGACAACCTCCTCGGCGAACTCAACTACCGCGACATGGCCGTCGCCGACATCACGGGTCGCCTCGACGAGATCGAACACGTGATCCGCCTCGTGGCCGAGGACGAGCTCACCGCGAAGAACGCCGAGGAGGTCGTCCTCCGGCGGATGCTCGACGAGGGCGAGAGCCCCGAGGCGATCATCGAGGCGGAGGACCTCGGGAAAGCCAGCGGCGGGGAAGTCGAGCAGGCCGTCGAAGAGGCGATCGAGGAGAACCCCGGCGCCGTCGAGGATTACGAGTCCGGCGACGAGGGCGCGCTGAACTTCCTCGTCGGGCAGGTGATGGGGAAGACCGGCGGCTCCGCCGACCCGGGGCAGGTGAACGAACTGCTGCGGGAGCGACTGTCGTAG
- a CDS encoding MATE family efflux transporter, producing MSDDARVDMTTGAITPKLFALSWPLVLGNLVQTLYNLADMFWVGRVNAEAVAAVSLMFPTSWMFVSVAMGITAAAVALVSQYVGADEQRKADHAVGQTVLLTVAVGLALAAIGFTIRYPLVSLIGAQGQVFDYSMAYLEPILAAIPFTFLFFAFRAVLRAAGDVRTAMWLVVLSAGVNVILDPFLILGWTLVEGAPIVGTVAFPAMGVRGAGIATLISRVLAAVVGLALLLHGGWGVKLRVPDLKPDPEVLTDLVRIGVPGTGDGLARSFAAVFFAALVARFGPVATAAYGIGIRLMSVSWTVSGAVGQATATGVGQNLGADTPERAEEVAWKATAATMAFLFAVGGLVYVYPATAIDLFVDEQAVIDAGVVLLRILAPFWAFMGGLMVIQGAFRGAGQTTQAMALSLASRWLFRVPVAALLAYWLAWGEDGLWWAMAFSGVITFAIGAAWFNRGNWQEGVVDTGADVDVSEPSDAVAGEDSGSPAQGAGED from the coding sequence GTGAGCGACGACGCCCGCGTCGACATGACGACCGGCGCGATCACGCCCAAACTGTTCGCGCTGTCGTGGCCGCTGGTGCTGGGCAACCTCGTTCAAACCCTGTACAACCTCGCGGACATGTTCTGGGTCGGGCGCGTGAACGCCGAGGCCGTGGCGGCGGTGTCGCTGATGTTCCCCACCTCGTGGATGTTCGTCTCGGTCGCGATGGGGATCACCGCCGCCGCGGTCGCGCTGGTGTCGCAGTACGTCGGCGCCGACGAGCAGCGGAAGGCGGATCACGCCGTCGGACAGACCGTCCTCCTGACGGTCGCCGTCGGCCTCGCGCTGGCGGCGATCGGCTTCACGATCCGCTACCCCCTCGTCTCGCTGATCGGCGCGCAGGGACAGGTGTTCGACTACTCGATGGCCTACCTCGAACCGATCCTCGCGGCGATCCCGTTCACGTTCCTCTTCTTCGCGTTCCGCGCGGTCCTGCGCGCGGCCGGGGACGTGCGGACCGCGATGTGGCTGGTGGTGCTCTCGGCGGGCGTGAACGTGATCCTCGACCCGTTCCTGATCCTGGGCTGGACGCTCGTCGAGGGAGCCCCGATCGTCGGTACCGTCGCCTTCCCCGCGATGGGCGTTCGCGGCGCGGGGATCGCGACGCTGATCTCCCGCGTCCTCGCCGCGGTGGTGGGGCTCGCGCTCCTGCTCCACGGCGGGTGGGGCGTGAAGCTCCGGGTTCCGGACCTGAAGCCCGACCCCGAGGTGCTCACGGATCTGGTCCGCATCGGCGTCCCCGGCACCGGCGACGGCCTCGCCCGCTCGTTCGCGGCCGTGTTCTTCGCCGCGCTGGTCGCGCGGTTCGGCCCGGTCGCGACCGCGGCCTACGGGATCGGGATCCGGCTGATGTCGGTCTCCTGGACCGTCTCGGGCGCTGTCGGGCAGGCGACCGCCACGGGCGTCGGGCAGAACCTCGGCGCCGACACGCCCGAGCGCGCCGAGGAGGTGGCCTGGAAGGCGACGGCGGCGACGATGGCGTTCCTGTTCGCCGTCGGCGGGCTGGTGTACGTCTACCCCGCGACGGCGATCGACCTGTTCGTCGACGAGCAGGCCGTGATCGACGCCGGGGTCGTGCTCCTGCGCATCCTCGCGCCGTTCTGGGCGTTCATGGGCGGACTGATGGTGATCCAGGGCGCGTTCCGCGGCGCGGGCCAGACGACCCAGGCGATGGCGCTCTCGCTGGCCTCGCGCTGGCTGTTCCGCGTGCCCGTGGCGGCGCTGCTGGCGTACTGGCTGGCGTGGGGGGAGGACGGGCTCTGGTGGGCGATGGCGTTCTCCGGCGTGATCACGTTCGCCATCGGCGCCGCGTGGTTCAATCGCGGGAACTGGCAGGAGGGCGTCGTCGACACGGGGGCAGACGTGGACGTGAGCGAGCCGAGTGACGCCGTCGCCGGCGAGGATAGCGGCTCGCCGGCACAGGGAGCCGGCGAGGACTGA
- a CDS encoding ABC transporter permease — protein MPLDPVALLPLFIETPFQEGYVRSIIFVSLYVSCTAVVLSTLVSIPVALVMGFTEFPGQQFVKSVINTGMGFPSVVVGLVVLFMVSNQGPLGAADLIFTKEAMIMSQFVLATPPITAISLAALTSVDENVRDAARALGGTRLDVALVVIKEARYGIATAVLAGFGRAISEVGSVLIVGGNITSADGISQTRTLTTAIQLEARQGQYDTAMILGAVLVTVVLTVNAIVVRLGDEGAMNR, from the coding sequence GTGCCGCTCGATCCGGTCGCACTGCTTCCGCTGTTTATCGAGACCCCCTTCCAGGAGGGGTACGTCCGGAGCATCATCTTCGTCTCGCTGTACGTGAGCTGTACCGCGGTGGTGCTGAGTACGCTGGTCAGCATCCCCGTCGCGCTCGTGATGGGGTTCACCGAGTTCCCGGGCCAGCAGTTCGTGAAGTCGGTGATCAACACCGGGATGGGCTTTCCCAGCGTCGTCGTGGGGTTGGTGGTGCTGTTCATGGTCTCCAACCAAGGGCCGCTGGGCGCCGCAGACCTCATCTTCACGAAGGAGGCGATGATCATGTCCCAGTTCGTGCTGGCGACGCCGCCGATCACCGCGATCAGCCTCGCGGCGCTGACCAGCGTCGACGAGAACGTCCGCGACGCCGCCCGCGCGCTCGGCGGGACGCGGCTCGACGTGGCGCTCGTGGTGATCAAGGAGGCTCGCTACGGCATCGCGACCGCGGTGCTCGCGGGCTTCGGCCGCGCGATCAGCGAGGTCGGGTCGGTGCTCATCGTCGGCGGGAACATCACCAGCGCCGACGGCATCTCCCAGACGCGGACGCTGACGACCGCGATCCAGCTGGAGGCCCGGCAGGGCCAGTACGACACCGCGATGATCCTCGGGGCGGTGCTGGTGACGGTCGTACTGACGGTGAACGCGATCGTCGTCCGGCTCGGTGACGAGGGGGCGATGAACCGATGA
- the mnhG gene encoding monovalent cation/H(+) antiporter subunit G, producing the protein MTPREIAVLVLVLGGAFFAVVAAVGLIRLPDVYARAHSTSKSETLGAVLALGAVAVTYGIGFNTLKVVLLLLFMFITNPTAAHAITRAAHELGIEPWTGDEEGEEP; encoded by the coding sequence ATGACGCCCCGCGAGATCGCCGTGCTCGTGCTGGTGCTCGGCGGCGCCTTCTTCGCGGTCGTCGCCGCCGTCGGGCTGATCCGCCTGCCAGACGTGTACGCCCGGGCCCACAGCACCTCCAAGAGCGAGACGCTGGGCGCCGTGCTCGCGCTGGGTGCAGTCGCCGTCACCTACGGGATCGGGTTCAACACGCTGAAAGTCGTTCTGCTGCTGCTCTTTATGTTCATCACGAACCCCACTGCCGCCCACGCCATCACCCGGGCGGCGCACGAACTCGGAATCGAACCCTGGACCGGCGACGAGGAGGGGGAGGAGCCGTGA
- a CDS encoding amino acid ABC transporter ATP-binding protein, which produces MIRLDRVSHSYGEEQVVDDVSLSVDQGEVVGIIGPSGVGKTTLLRILALFLQPNERDAESETDEGRVELDGDAVWELSEEARLARRRRIGMVFQEASLFDATVERNVEYGLRVRQGWNDRLRDQLRGLVGSTETPEAVEDALDIVGLSEKIGQEADSLSGGEAQRVSFARALAYEPDYLLLDEPTSDLDPRNTGLIEEAVAEARDRGIGVVVATHDMHQAERVADRVGVLLGDGFTEIGPTETIFENPSDERTRKFISGELVY; this is translated from the coding sequence ATGATCCGGCTCGACCGCGTCTCCCACAGCTACGGCGAGGAGCAGGTCGTCGACGACGTGTCGCTGTCGGTCGATCAGGGCGAGGTGGTCGGGATCATCGGCCCCTCCGGGGTCGGGAAGACCACGCTGCTGCGGATCCTCGCGCTGTTCCTCCAGCCGAACGAGCGCGACGCCGAGTCCGAGACCGACGAAGGGAGGGTCGAACTCGACGGCGATGCGGTGTGGGAGCTGAGCGAGGAGGCGCGGCTGGCTCGCCGGCGCCGGATCGGGATGGTGTTCCAGGAGGCCAGCCTGTTCGACGCCACCGTCGAGCGGAACGTCGAGTACGGCCTCCGGGTCCGGCAGGGCTGGAACGACCGACTACGGGACCAGCTCCGCGGGCTCGTCGGCTCGACCGAGACGCCCGAGGCCGTCGAGGACGCCCTCGACATCGTCGGCCTGAGCGAGAAGATCGGCCAGGAGGCGGACTCGCTCTCGGGCGGGGAGGCCCAGCGCGTCTCCTTCGCGCGGGCGCTCGCGTACGAGCCGGACTACCTCCTGCTCGACGAGCCGACCTCCGACCTCGACCCGCGGAACACGGGGCTGATCGAGGAGGCGGTCGCCGAGGCCCGCGACCGCGGTATCGGCGTCGTGGTCGCGACCCACGACATGCACCAGGCCGAGCGGGTCGCCGACCGCGTCGGCGTGCTGCTCGGCGACGGGTTCACCGAGATCGGGCCGACCGAGACGATCTTCGAGAACCCCAGCGACGAGCGGACCCGGAAGTTCATCTCCGGCGAACTGGTGTACTGA
- a CDS encoding substrate-binding domain-containing protein — protein sequence MQRRKFLQGVGLAAIASTAGCTQLTGSDEEGGAGVSGETLTLTTTTSTYDTGLLDEIHPGFEEMYGVTVDAVAQGTGAALETARNGDSDIVMVHARGLEDEFMRNGYGINRRDLMFNDFVIVGPESDPAGIEGMDSAAEAFATIAEEQAAFVSRGDNSGTHTKELNIWEEAGVEPGGDWYQEIGAGMGEALNNANQQGAYTLSDRGTFISQRSEIDLTILVQGPIEGGPELLENPYGILAVNPAVHENANYDLAMAYIGWITSPSAQDAISNYTMNGEQLFFPRALSEDPDFQQYVPEGWSSNSSSQ from the coding sequence ATGCAACGACGAAAGTTCCTACAGGGTGTCGGTCTTGCCGCGATCGCGAGCACGGCCGGCTGTACACAGCTCACTGGGTCGGACGAAGAGGGCGGCGCCGGCGTCAGCGGCGAGACGCTGACGCTGACCACGACGACGAGCACGTACGACACGGGGCTGCTCGACGAGATCCACCCCGGGTTCGAGGAGATGTACGGCGTCACCGTCGACGCCGTCGCCCAGGGGACCGGCGCGGCGCTCGAGACCGCACGCAACGGCGACTCGGACATCGTGATGGTCCACGCGCGCGGGCTCGAGGACGAGTTCATGCGCAACGGGTACGGGATCAACCGCCGGGACCTGATGTTCAACGACTTCGTGATCGTCGGGCCCGAGAGCGACCCCGCCGGGATCGAGGGGATGGACTCCGCGGCGGAGGCGTTCGCCACCATCGCGGAGGAGCAGGCGGCGTTCGTCTCCCGGGGGGACAACTCCGGCACGCACACGAAGGAGCTCAACATCTGGGAGGAAGCGGGCGTCGAGCCCGGCGGCGACTGGTACCAGGAGATCGGTGCCGGGATGGGCGAGGCGCTCAACAACGCGAACCAGCAGGGCGCCTACACGCTGTCGGACCGCGGCACGTTCATCTCCCAGCGCTCGGAGATCGACCTCACGATCCTCGTCCAGGGGCCGATCGAGGGCGGGCCGGAGCTGCTCGAGAACCCGTACGGGATCCTGGCGGTCAACCCCGCCGTCCACGAGAACGCCAACTACGACCTCGCGATGGCGTACATCGGCTGGATCACCAGCCCGAGCGCGCAGGACGCCATCTCGAACTACACGATGAACGGGGAGCAGCTGTTCTTCCCGCGGGCGCTCTCGGAGGACCCCGACTTCCAGCAGTACGTGCCGGAAGGCTGGAGTAGCAACTCCTCGAGCCAGTAA